One Ascaphus truei isolate aAscTru1 unplaced genomic scaffold, aAscTru1.hap1 HAP1_SCAFFOLD_1198, whole genome shotgun sequence DNA segment encodes these proteins:
- the LOC142475372 gene encoding histone H1.2-like yields the protein MAETAPPPPPPPAESAAKKKQPKKAAGASKSRPAKSGPSASDLIVRAVSASKERSGVSLSALKKALAAGGYDVEKNNSRLKLALKGLVSKETLIQLKGSGASGSFKLNKKQLESKEKAAKKKDVGKPKKPVAKKPAKSPKKPKKAPAGVKKSPKKVKKPAAAKKPAKSPKKSKAAKPRKAVKSPAAKKAAKPKAAKSPAKAKAAKPKAAKPKRAAAPKK from the coding sequence atggccgagaccgctcctcctcctcctcctcctccagctgaaagcgccgccaagaagaagcagccgaaGAAAGCGGCCGGAGCCTCGAAAAGCCGCCCAGCAAAGTCCGGTCCCAGCGCGTCCGATCTGATAGTGAGAGCTGTGTCCGCCTCTAAGGAGCGCAGCGGGGTCTCCCTGTCCGCTCTGAAGAAGGCTCTGGCTGCAGGAGGCTACGATGTGGAGAAGAATAACAGCCGCCTCAAGCTGGCTCTCAAGGGCTTGGTGAGCAAGGAAACCCTGATCCAGCTGAAAGGGAGCGGAGCCTCCGGATCGTTCAAGCTGAATAAGAAGCAGctggagagcaaggagaaggcggccAAGAAAAAGGATGTGGGGAAACCCAAGAAGCCAGTGGCAAAGAAACCCGCCAAGTCCCCCAAGAAACCCAAAAAGGCTCCGGCGGGAGTGAAGAAAAGCCCCAAAAAGGTCAAGAAACCGGCGGCCGCCAAGAAGCCAGCAAAAAGCCCGAAGAAGTCTAAAGCTGCCAAGCCCAGGAAGGCTGTGAAGAGCCCGGCGGCTAAAAAGGCTGCGAAGCCAAAAGCTGCTAAGAGTCCAGCTAAGGCCAAGGCAGCCAAACCCAAAGCAGCAAAGCCCAAGAGGGCGGCAGCTCCTAAGAAGTGA
- the LOC142475374 gene encoding histone H4-like, whose protein sequence is MTGRGKGGKGLGKGGAKRHRKVLRDNIQGITKPAIRRLARRGGVKRISGLIYEETRGVLKVFLENVIRDAVTYTEHAKRKTVTAMDVVYALKRQGRTLWIRRLNGDTSYQLMIRNSHSFNPKALLRATHILLYRALVTPPSYSYPFSCCCL, encoded by the coding sequence ATGACTGGTCGCGGCAAAGGAGGAAAAGGGCTCGGTAAAGGAGGTGCCAAGAGGCACAGGAAGGTTCTTCGTGACAACATCCAAGGCATAACCAAGCCTGCTATCCGCCGCCTGGCTCGCAGAGGAGGAGTGAAGCGCATCTCCGGTCTCATCTATGAAGAGACCCGTGGGGTGCTCAAGGTTTTCCTGGAGAATGTGATCCGGGACGCGGTCACCTACACCGAGCACGCTAAGAGGAAGACAGTCACCGCTATGGACGTTGTGTATGCTCTCAAGCGCCAGGGCCGCACTCTCTGGATTCGGAGGCTAAACGGTGACACTTCTTACCAACTGATGATACGGAATTCACATTCATTTAacccaaaggctcttttaagggcCACCCACATTCTCCTGTATAGAGCTCTGGTTACACCGCCATCTTATTCTTACCCGTTTTCATGTTGCTGTCTCTGA
- the LOC142475373 gene encoding histone H3 encodes MARTKQTARKSTGGKAPRKQLATKAARKSAPATGGVKKPHRYRPGTVALREIRRYQKSTELLIRKLPFQRLVREIAQDFKTDLRFQSSAVMALQEASEAYLVGLFEDTNLCAIHAKRVTIMPKDIQLARRIRGERA; translated from the coding sequence atggcccggaccaagcagaccgcccggaaatccaccggAGGGAAGGCTCCCCGTAAGCAGCTAGCGACCAAGGCTGCCAGAAAGAGCGCTCCGGCCACCGGCGGAGTGAAGAAGCCTCACCGCTACCGGCCCGGTACTGTGGCTCTCAGGGAGATCCGCCGCTACCAGAAGTCCACCGAGCTGCTCATCCGCAAGCTGCCCTTCCAGCGCCTGGTCCGGGAGATCGCCCAGGACTTCAAGACTGACCTGCGCTTCCAGAGCTCGGCTGTCATGGCTCTGCAGGAGGCCAGCGAGGCTTATCTGGTGGGGCTCTTCGAGGACACCAACCTGTGCGCTATCCACGCCAAGAGGGTCACCATCATGCCCAAGGACATCCAGCTGGCCCGCAggatcagaggggagagagcttaG